A window of Paraburkholderia bryophila contains these coding sequences:
- a CDS encoding phosphonate degradation HD-domain oxygenase, which translates to MALSLNDIRSLFEQYGKIAYSGEPVTQLEHALQSGALAEQAGAGDELVAAAFLHDLGHLLNLQGETPTERGIDDLHQYFALPFLRPVLSDAVLEPIRLHVDAKRCLCAIDDTYFGQLSADSVRSLELQGGIFSSEEANAFLQKPYAEDALRLRRWDDLAKEEHRATPDLDHYMNVVERAMNRRLAA; encoded by the coding sequence GTGGCATTGAGTTTGAACGACATCCGCTCGCTGTTCGAGCAGTACGGCAAGATCGCCTACAGCGGCGAGCCGGTGACGCAACTGGAGCATGCTTTGCAGAGCGGTGCGTTGGCGGAACAGGCCGGCGCCGGCGACGAACTGGTCGCCGCGGCGTTCCTGCACGACCTGGGGCATCTGCTCAATCTGCAAGGCGAAACGCCGACGGAGCGGGGCATCGACGATCTGCATCAGTATTTCGCGCTGCCGTTCTTGCGGCCGGTGTTGTCGGACGCTGTGCTGGAGCCGATCCGCTTGCACGTCGACGCCAAGCGCTGCCTGTGCGCGATCGACGACACGTACTTCGGGCAACTGTCCGCCGACTCCGTGCGGAGTCTGGAACTGCAGGGCGGCATCTTCAGTAGCGAGGAAGCCAACGCGTTTCTGCAGAAGCCCTACGCGGAAGATGCACTGCGTCTGCGCAGATGGGACGATCTTGCCAAGGAAGAACATCGCGCGACGCCGGACCTTGATCACTATATGAACGTAGTCGAGCGAGCGATGAACCGGCGTCTGGCTGCTTGA
- the phnY gene encoding phosphonoacetaldehyde dehydrogenase, which yields MNATLRDHPAFRAEALRLKGERAQRSRTLDVFDPYTGTRVGTVPLASVDDVRAAFEYAAAYVAKLTRYERSQILERAAALLRERTEQASDLISLESGLSKQDSRYEIGRVADVLKFASIEALRDDGQSFSCDLTPHGKQRRVFSQREPLAGVIVAITPFNHPMNQVAHKIAPAIATNNRVLLKPSEKVPLSAFYLADVLYEAGLPAPMLQVLTGDPREIADELITHPLAELVTFTGGVAIGKYIAAKAAYRRVVLELGGNDPLIVLEDADLERAATLAVQGSYKNSGQRCTAVKRMLVQKSVAADFTDLVVEKTRAWSFGDPFDAANQMGTVIDVAAAQLFETRVNEAVAAGARLRLGNQRNGALYSPTVLDGVDPSMAVVREETFGPVSPIITFDTLDDAIRISNGTAFGLSSGVCTNRQDAITRFINELRVGTVNVWEVPGYRIELTPFGGIKDSGLGYKEGVQEAMKSFTNLKTFSLPWE from the coding sequence ATGAACGCGACGCTGCGGGACCATCCGGCTTTTCGGGCGGAAGCGCTGCGGCTCAAAGGCGAGCGCGCGCAGCGCTCGCGCACGCTCGACGTGTTCGATCCTTATACCGGCACGCGCGTCGGCACGGTTCCGCTGGCCAGCGTCGACGACGTGCGCGCCGCGTTCGAGTACGCCGCCGCGTATGTCGCGAAACTCACGCGCTACGAGCGCTCGCAGATTCTCGAACGCGCGGCCGCGTTGTTGCGTGAGCGGACTGAGCAGGCGTCGGATCTGATTTCGCTCGAGTCCGGGTTGTCGAAGCAGGATTCGCGCTACGAGATTGGGCGTGTTGCCGACGTGCTCAAGTTCGCGTCGATCGAAGCGTTGCGCGACGACGGCCAGAGCTTTTCCTGCGATCTGACGCCGCATGGCAAACAGCGCCGGGTGTTTTCGCAGCGTGAGCCGCTGGCGGGCGTGATCGTCGCGATTACGCCGTTCAATCATCCGATGAACCAGGTCGCGCACAAGATCGCGCCGGCGATCGCGACCAACAATCGGGTGCTGTTGAAGCCGTCGGAAAAGGTGCCGTTGTCGGCGTTCTATCTCGCCGACGTGCTGTACGAAGCCGGCTTGCCCGCGCCGATGCTGCAGGTGCTGACCGGCGATCCGCGCGAAATCGCCGATGAACTGATCACGCATCCGCTGGCGGAGCTCGTTACGTTCACAGGCGGCGTGGCGATCGGCAAATACATCGCGGCGAAGGCGGCGTACCGGCGCGTGGTGTTAGAGCTGGGCGGCAACGATCCGCTGATCGTGCTCGAAGACGCCGATCTCGAACGCGCCGCGACGCTCGCCGTGCAGGGCTCGTATAAGAACTCCGGACAGCGCTGCACGGCGGTCAAGCGGATGCTGGTGCAAAAGAGCGTCGCGGCGGATTTCACCGATCTGGTGGTCGAGAAAACGCGCGCGTGGTCGTTCGGCGATCCGTTCGATGCCGCGAATCAGATGGGCACCGTGATCGACGTGGCCGCCGCGCAGCTTTTCGAAACGCGCGTGAACGAAGCGGTCGCGGCCGGTGCGCGTCTGCGGCTCGGCAACCAGCGCAACGGCGCGCTGTATTCGCCGACGGTGCTCGACGGCGTCGATCCTTCGATGGCGGTGGTGCGTGAGGAAACCTTCGGACCCGTGTCGCCCATCATCACCTTCGACACGCTCGACGACGCCATTCGCATCAGCAACGGGACGGCGTTCGGGTTGTCGTCGGGCGTGTGCACGAACCGGCAGGACGCGATCACGCGCTTCATCAACGAATTGCGCGTGGGCACCGTCAACGTGTGGGAAGTGCCCGGCTACCGGATCGAGTTGACACCGTTCGGCGGCATTAAAGATTCCGGGCTTGGCTATAAGGAAGGCGTTCAGGAAGCCATGAAAAGCTTCACCAATCTGAAGACCTTCTCATTACCGTGGGAGTAA